A single window of Psychromonas ingrahamii 37 DNA harbors:
- a CDS encoding DUF3010 family protein, translating to MRVCGVELTGNEAIISILQLKNGLYDVPKVRATKLSLPDPINTDPLRKFQFEFSQLMKDYQVDTVVIKQRDLKGKYAGNPLSFKIEGALQLMSDLKVHVLSSHYIKEGLSFAQVKPDVRELGLKQFQNQAMLTAFAYLEQQAALSRSNQ from the coding sequence ATGCGAGTTTGTGGTGTAGAGTTAACGGGTAATGAAGCTATTATCAGCATATTACAGTTAAAAAATGGTTTATATGATGTACCTAAGGTGCGTGCGACTAAATTAAGTCTGCCCGATCCAATTAATACCGATCCCCTTAGAAAGTTTCAATTTGAATTCTCACAATTAATGAAAGATTATCAGGTTGATACTGTTGTTATAAAGCAGCGTGACTTGAAAGGAAAATATGCCGGCAACCCTCTGAGTTTTAAAATAGAAGGTGCATTACAGTTGATGTCGGATTTAAAGGTGCACGTTTTATCAAGCCATTATATTAAAGAAGGTTTATCTTTCGCTCAGGTAAAACCTGATGTGCGTGAATTAGGCTTAAAACAATTTCAAAACCAAGCGATGCTGACCGCATTTGCTTATTTGGAGCAGCAAGCTGCCTTATCCCGATCAAATCAATAA
- a CDS encoding PA3496 family putative envelope integrity protein, translating to MGSENSQQFDTDNEAEEEWEDDDWEGGEIISEDDVVKVSDSKEKQKKIDIEKAKVRRSIEEFREQKRLRELLDDDFDDFDD from the coding sequence ATGGGAAGTGAAAATTCTCAGCAATTTGATACTGATAATGAAGCCGAAGAGGAATGGGAAGACGATGATTGGGAGGGTGGTGAAATTATCAGCGAAGATGACGTTGTCAAGGTAAGTGATTCGAAAGAAAAACAAAAAAAAATTGATATCGAAAAAGCTAAAGTGCGTCGCAGTATTGAAGAATTTAGGGAACAAAAAAGATTAAGAGAGTTATTGGATGATGACTTTGATGACTTTGATGATTAA
- a CDS encoding ferredoxin--NADP reductase, translated as MLEVPHGFVKGTVTDRIDWTENEFSLMINAPVDPYFSGQFTKLALPDADGEWVRRAYSLVNYPHHKAGYEQMEFLFITADEGELSPRLQQLTAGDPVYVSKKSSGFMTLAEIPDNMTNLWLLSTGSAIGPFLSILDELETASRFEEIVLVHAVRTEAELVYQSKIAQMVERYQGKLRYIPIVSREESKGLLQGRIPDLLLSGVLAETAQVALNKESSFFYICGNPNMVKDTSAALNTLGYIKNLKRKAGNFSSENYW; from the coding sequence ATGTTAGAAGTACCACATGGTTTTGTTAAAGGGACGGTGACAGATCGTATTGATTGGACGGAAAATGAATTTAGCTTGATGATTAATGCACCCGTCGATCCCTATTTTTCCGGACAATTTACAAAATTGGCGTTACCGGATGCTGACGGTGAATGGGTACGGCGAGCCTATTCTTTAGTTAATTATCCACACCACAAAGCCGGTTATGAACAGATGGAATTTCTTTTTATTACGGCGGATGAAGGCGAGTTAAGCCCGCGTCTTCAGCAGTTAACTGCGGGCGACCCCGTTTATGTTTCCAAAAAATCCAGCGGATTTATGACCTTAGCCGAAATACCGGACAACATGACCAATTTATGGTTACTCTCAACCGGCAGTGCTATCGGCCCCTTTCTTTCTATTTTAGATGAATTAGAAACGGCTTCTCGTTTTGAAGAAATCGTCTTGGTTCATGCAGTAAGAACTGAGGCTGAATTAGTCTATCAATCTAAAATTGCGCAAATGGTCGAACGCTACCAAGGCAAGCTTCGTTATATTCCTATTGTTTCAAGGGAAGAGTCTAAGGGGCTTTTACAGGGTAGAATTCCTGATTTACTGCTGTCAGGTGTACTGGCTGAAACAGCTCAAGTGGCATTAAACAAAGAGAGCAGTTTCTTTTATATCTGTGGTAACCCGAATATGGTTAAAGATACTAGTGCCGCTTTAAATACGCTCGGTTATATCAAAAACTTAAAGCGTAAAGCCGGCAATTTCAGTTCAGAGAATTATTGGTAA
- a CDS encoding ABC-type transport auxiliary lipoprotein family protein: protein MKNRDFFLLALLLIGITGCAGKKLPPVSTYTLYPALDTFYLPKSQEGKPAGILMLGRMGSSHVFNAREIIYSDQRYGQSSYAYSRWSDSPTIMLRLIFQEALEKSGRYIAVVPYSSQSKSDFLLESTLLDFSHRVNDDGTSDGLIKIHFNLIDNNTSRVIKSRNFVSSLPVAPPINAGNAVAALNKAATIVTKELVDWLR, encoded by the coding sequence ATGAAAAATAGAGATTTCTTTTTATTAGCGCTGTTATTGATCGGGATAACAGGATGTGCCGGCAAAAAACTGCCTCCCGTTTCGACCTATACTCTTTATCCCGCGCTGGATACTTTTTACCTGCCTAAGAGCCAAGAAGGAAAACCTGCCGGCATTCTTATGTTAGGCCGAATGGGCAGTTCGCATGTGTTTAATGCTCGAGAGATAATCTATAGCGATCAGCGCTATGGGCAGAGCAGCTACGCTTATAGCCGCTGGAGTGATTCACCGACCATCATGTTGCGCCTTATTTTTCAGGAAGCACTTGAAAAAAGCGGGCGTTATATTGCAGTTGTACCTTACTCATCTCAGTCGAAATCTGACTTTCTGCTCGAAAGTACCCTGCTCGATTTCAGCCACAGGGTAAATGATGACGGGACCTCCGATGGGTTGATAAAAATCCACTTTAACCTTATCGATAATAATACCAGCAGAGTTATCAAAAGCCGGAATTTTGTGTCAAGTCTACCGGTGGCACCGCCGATCAATGCAGGTAACGCGGTAGCCGCACTGAATAAAGCAGCTACTATTGTGACTAAAGAACTGGTTGACTGGCTGCGTTAA
- a CDS encoding MlaD family protein, translating into MESKINYTIVGLFVVILMTALLSITFWLTRQHGQQSYDTYFVHLLESVAGLNTDATVKYRGVDVGSVVRIGLKVDNPEVVELLIKINQNTAIKTDTTAALNFYGITGLAYIELEGIDKEAALLKSVNGEIPVIPSRPSTLRRIDQSLSKLAEKSIETLENINRLLNDKNINNVELLLFESKELLKDLRVQLKGIRTLVDNGVVMENKIAATSEKISAASISVQRMADNLEKNTTGLSQEMSRGMHANFSALNLLLSDLDILTGTLQTTLQDIKDSPADLLFKRTQANPGPGEDGYYEK; encoded by the coding sequence ATGGAAAGTAAAATAAATTACACTATTGTCGGACTCTTTGTGGTTATCCTAATGACAGCCTTGTTAAGTATAACCTTCTGGTTAACAAGGCAACACGGACAACAAAGCTATGATACTTACTTTGTGCATTTATTAGAATCCGTTGCAGGTTTGAACACCGACGCCACGGTTAAATATCGAGGCGTAGACGTGGGCTCAGTGGTCAGAATTGGACTTAAAGTCGATAACCCTGAAGTAGTGGAACTACTGATCAAAATAAACCAGAACACAGCTATCAAAACAGATACCACTGCGGCGCTAAATTTTTACGGTATTACCGGGCTTGCCTATATCGAGCTGGAGGGTATCGACAAAGAAGCCGCGTTGTTAAAGAGTGTCAATGGTGAAATACCCGTCATCCCGTCAAGACCCTCAACATTAAGAAGAATTGATCAGTCTTTGAGCAAATTAGCAGAAAAATCGATTGAAACACTGGAAAACATCAACCGCTTACTTAATGATAAAAATATAAATAATGTTGAACTGCTGCTCTTTGAAAGCAAAGAACTGCTTAAAGATTTGCGGGTACAATTAAAAGGTATTCGAACGCTGGTTGATAATGGCGTCGTAATGGAGAACAAGATAGCCGCAACCTCTGAAAAAATCAGTGCAGCCTCAATAAGTGTCCAACGAATGGCTGATAATCTTGAAAAAAACACCACTGGCCTTAGTCAGGAGATGAGCCGGGGAATGCACGCGAATTTTAGTGCATTGAACCTGCTTTTAAGCGATCTTGATATTCTTACCGGCACTCTGCAGACAACCCTGCAGGACATTAAAGACAGCCCTGCAGATTTGCTTTTCAAACGCACGCAGGCAAATCCTGGACCTGGTGAGGACGGCTATTATGAAAAATAG